One Punica granatum isolate Tunisia-2019 chromosome 3, ASM765513v2, whole genome shotgun sequence genomic window carries:
- the LOC116199170 gene encoding calnexin homolog produces the protein MMETRPNPLLVRVATVLIVCCVAFRIRASDNAIFYEPFDETFEGRWTASDIDDYQGVWRHAKSEGHDDYGLLVSEKARKYAIVKELDEIVSLKDGTVVLQYEVRLQNGLECGGAYLKYLRPQDAGWKAKEFDNESPYSIMFGPDKCGLTNKVHFIFKHKNPKSGEYVEHHLKYPPAVPSDKFSHVYTAILRPDNELRILVDGEEKSAVNFLSSEDFEPPLMPAKTITDPDDKKPEDWDEREKIPDPDAVKPDDWDEDAPMQIEDEEAVKPEGWLNDEPEEIDDPDATKPEDWNDEEDGGWEPPKIPNMKCQMAPGCGEWKRPMKINPAYKGKWQAPLIDNPNYKGTWKPREIPNLDYFELDRPDFEPIAAIGIEIWTMQDGILFDNIVIASDEKKAESYRKTAWKSKFEKEKKKAEEEAAGLDAPSAFQKKVFDLLYKVADIPFLKAHKQKILDLLEKAEKQPMITIGVLASIAVVILTVCLSVLFGGKKPEVNVPERRTEAAPRTSDNRSDRGVKEDDAATGPARRRSTRRET, from the exons ATGATGGAGACGAGGCCGAATCCTCTGCTCGTGCGTGTGGCAACAGTGTTGATCGTCTGCTGCGTCGCCTTCCGGATCAGAGCTTCTGACAATGCG ATATTTTACGAGCCATTTGATGAGACTTTCGAGGGACGCTGGACGGCGTCCGATATTGATGACTACCAAG GTGTATGGAGACATGCCAAAAGTGAAGGACATGATGATTACGGACTTCTTGTCAGTGAGAAGGCTCGGAAATATGCAATCGTGAAGGAGCTTGATGAGATAGTGAGCCTCAAGGACGGGACAGTCGTTCTGCAGTATGAGGTGCGGCTCCAGAACGGACTAGAATGTGGCGGTGCCTACCTGAAATACCTTCGACCTCAGGACGCTGGATGGAAAGCCAAAGAATTTGATAACGAGTCTCCTTACTCGATTATGTTTGGACCAGACAAATGCGGGTTAACGAACAAGGTCCATTTCATTTTCAAGCACAAGAATCCTAAGAGTGGGGAATACGTCGAGCACCATCTCAAGTACCCTCCTGCTGTGCCTTCCGACAAGTTCTCCCATGTCTATACAGCAATACTGAGACCAGATAACGAGCTTAGGATATTGGTAGATGGGGAGGAAAAGAGTGCGGTAAATTTCCTGTCGTCGGAAGACTTTGAGCCGCCTTTGATGCCTGCGAAAACAATTACCGACCCGGATGATAAGAAGCCTGAGGACTGGGATGAACGAGAAAAGATCCCAGACCCAGATGCAGTGAAACCCGATGATTGGGACGAGGATGCTCCTATGCAAATCGAGGATGAGGAAGCTGTTAAGCCTGAAGGGTGGCTCAATGATGAGCCAGAAGAGATTGATGATCCTGATGCTACAAAGCCCGAGGATTGGAATGATGAGGAAGATGGTGGATGGGAACCCCCCAAGATCCCGAATATGAAGTGTCAGATGGCTCCGGGATGTGGCGAATGGAAGAGGCCGATGAAAATCAACCCCGCTTACAAAGGAAAGTGGCAAGCTCCTCTAATTGATAATCCAAATTATAAAGGCACCTGGAAGCCCCGAGAAATCCCCAACCTCGACTATTTTGAGCTCGACAGACCTGATTTTGAGCCTATAGCAGCCATCGGTATTGAGATATGGACAATGCAGGATGGGATTTTGTTTGACAATATTGTGATTGCCAGTGATGAGAAGAAAGCAGAGTCATATCGCAAAACAGCGTGGAAATCCAAGTTtgagaaggaaaagaagaaagctGAGGAAGAAGCTGCCGGTTTGGATGCCCCCTCGGCCTTCCAA AAGAAAGTTTTCGACCTTCTCTACAAGGTAGCAGACATTCCATTCCTGAAGGCACACAAGCAGAAGATATTG GATCTCCTCGAGAAGGCAGAAAAACAGCCGATGATCACTATCGGGGTGCTTGCATCTATTGCTGTCGTGATCTTGACGGTGTGCCTCAGCGTCCTCTTTGGGGGCAAGAAGCCTGAG GTCAACGTCCCAGAGAGGAGGACTGAAGCGGCTCCCCGTACTTCTGATAATAGAAGTGACCGTGGAGtgaaagaagatgatgcagCAACCGGTCCTGCTCGGAGGCGGTCTACTAGAAGGGAAACTTGA
- the LOC116202002 gene encoding DNA replication licensing factor MCM2 — protein MARENDAAADPPSTPDSPSSADFNTDQLPFTSHTSDNNSTDDEAAVDPEIIRDEPEEVDEEEEGEDLFNDNFMDDYRRMDENDQYESVGLDESFDDERNVDQIIADRRAAEVELDAREGRAANRKLPHLLHDQDTDDDSYRPSKRHRADFRPPTRPRPNDETDNTQSSPSQSQRGYSRDDVPMTDQTEDDPYEDEDDEEGEFEMYRVQGTLREWVTRDEVRRFVAKKFREFLLTYVNSRNENAEPEYVQLINEMVSANKCSLEIDYKEFIYVHPNIAIWLADAPQPVLEVMEEVAQKVVFDLHEKYKDIHQKIYVRITNLPVYDQIRNIRQIHLNTMIRIGGVVTRRSGVFPQLQQVKYDCNKCGTILGPFFQNSYSEVKVGSCPECQSKGPFTVNIEQTIYRNYQKLTLQESPGIVPAGRLPRYKEVILLNDLIDCARPGEEIEVTGIYTNNFDLSLNTKNGFPVFATVVEANYVAKKQDLFSAYKLTLEDLKEIEKLSKDPRIGERIIKSIAPSIYGHEDIKTAIALAMFGGQEKNVEGKHRLRGDINVLLLGDPGTAKSQFLKYVEKTGHRAVYTTGKGASAVGLTAAVHKDPVTREWTLEGGALVLADKGICLIDEFDKMNDQDRVSIHEAMEQQSISISKAGIVTSLQARCSVIAAANPIGGRYDSSKTFSQNVELTDPIVSRFDILCVVKDVVDPVTDEMLARFVVDSHFKSQPKGVTIDDKSIGESEEDVQASSATADPEILPQDMLKKYLTYAKLNVFPKLHDSDMDKLTHVYAELRRESSYGQGVPIAVRHIESMIRMSEAHARMHLRQHVIQEDVDMAIRVLLDSFISTQKFGVQKALQKSFRKYMTFKKDYNKLLLHLLRELVKSAIHFEEIVSGTSSRLMHVDIKVDELRNKAQEYEIYDLQPFFSSTLFSGAGFHLDVQRGVIRHELPR, from the exons ATGGCGAGAGAGAACGACGCCGCCGCTGACCCGCCTTCGACGCCGGACTCTCCTTCCTCGGCCGATTTCAACACCGACCAGCTCCCCTTCACCAGCCACACCTCCGACAACAACTCCACCGACGATGAGGCCGCCGTCGACCCGGAGATCATCCGCGATGAGCCGGAGGAGGTCgacgaggaagaggaaggggaGGACCTCTTCAACGATAACTTCATGGA CGATTATCGGAGGATGGACGAGAACGACCAGTACGAGTCGGTGGGGCTGGACGAGTCGTTTGACGACGAGCGGAACGTGGACCAGATCATAGCGGATCGCAGGGCTGCTGAGGTCGAGCTTGATGCTCGCGAGGGCCGTGCTGCTAATCGCAAGCTCCCTCATCTTCTTCACGACCAAG ATACAGATGATGACAGCTACAGGCCATCGAAGAGGCACAGAGCAGATTTTAGACCTCCTACTAGGCCCAGACCCAATGACGAGACCGACAACACGCAAAGTTCACCAAGTCAGTCGCAGCGGGGATATTCCAGAGACGATGTTCCCATGACTGATCAAACTGAAGATGACCCTTATGAG gatgaagatgatgaggaAGGTGAGTTTGAGATGTACCGTGTCCAAGGAACGTTAAGAGAATGGGTGACCAGAGATGAAGTTCGTCGGTTTGTTGCTAAGAAATTCCGGGAGTTCTTACTTACGTATGTGAATTCCAGAAATGAGAATGCTGAACCTGAATATGTGCAGCTGATAAATGAGATGGTGTCAG CCAATAAGTGTAGCTTGGAGATTGACTACAAGGAATTCATTTATGTTCACCCCAATATTGCCATTTGGTTGGCTGATGCCCCACAACCTGTCCTCGAGGTCATGGAAGAAGTAGCACAGAAAGTCGTCTTTGACTTGCACGAGAAGTACAAGGACATTCACCAGAAGATCTATGTTCGCATTACCAACTTACCTGTGTATGACCAAATACGTAATATAAG GCAGATCCACTTGAATACAATGATTCGCATTGGAGGAGTTGTAACCCGGCGTTCTGGGGTCTTCCCCCAGCTACAGCAAGTGAAATATGACTGCAACAAGTGTGGGACAATTCTTGGtcctttttttcaaaattcttatTCAGAAGTCAAGGTTGGCTCTTGCCCTGAATGTCAGTCAAAGGGACCATTCACTGTCAACATTGAGCAG ACAATATACAGGAACTACCAGAAACTTACACTCCAAGAGAGCCCTGGAATAGTTCCTGCTGGTCGGCTACCAAGATATAAGGAAGTGATACTACTGAATGATCTGATTGATTGTGCACGTCCTGGAGAAGAAATT GAGGTGACAGGTATCTATACAAATAATTTTGACTTATCTCTGAACACGAAAAATGGATTTCCTGTCTTTGCTACTGTGGTTGAAGCAAACTATGTTGCGAAGAAGCAAGATCTCTTTTCTGCTTACAAACTCACGCTGGAAGACTTGAAggaaattgaaaagttgtccAAAGACCCCAGGATAGGGGAAAGG ATCATTAAGTCCATTGCCCCATCAATCTATGGCCACGAGGACATAAAAACAGCTATAGCTCTTGCTATGTTTGGAGGCCAAGAAAAGAATGTTGAAGGGAAGCATAGATTGCGAGGAGATATAAATGTACTTCTGCTTGGTGATCCAGGAACAGCCAAATCACAGTTTCTCAA GTATGTTGAGAAGACTGGCCATAGAGCTGTCTACACAACTGGAAAAGGAGCTTCGGCTGTTGGGCTTACAGCGGCAGTACACAAGGATCCTGTTACAAGGGAGTGGACCCTCGAAGGGGGAGCTCTTGTCCTTGCAGACAAAGGAATATGCCTTATCGATGAATTTGATAAGATGAATGATCAGGACAG GGTGAGCATTCATGAAGCGATGGAGCAGCAGAGTATAAGCATTTCTAAGGCTGGAATCGTCACTTCCCTCCAGGCCAGATGCTCTGTAATTGCCGCTGCAAATCCAATTGGTGGAAG ATATGATTCTTCAAAGACGTTCTCCCAAAATGTTGAGTTGACAGATCCCATCGTCTCTCGCTTTGACATTCTATGCGTTGTTAAG GATGTGGTTGATCCTGTGACTGATGAGATGCTTGCGAGGTTCGTAGTTGACAGTCATTTCAAGTCCCAGCCAAAAGGTGTTACCATTGACGATAAATCGATTGGTGAATCCGAGGAAGATGTTCAAGCCTCATCTGCAACTGCTGATCCTGAG ATACTTCCTCAAGATATGCTGAAGAAGTATTTAACCTATGCCAAGCTCAATGTGTTCCCAAAGTTGCATGACTCTGACATGGATAAATTGACACATGTTTATGCGGAACTGAGGAGAGAATCATCG TATGGACAAGGAGTGCCTATAGCTGTGAGACACATTGAGTCAATGATCCGAATGTCTGAAGCACATGCGAGAATGCACCTGAGACAGCACGTAATTCAAGAAGATGTGGACATGGCAATTCGTGTACTGCTTGATTCATTCATCTCAACCCAGAAATTTGGAGTGCAGAAAGCTTTGCAGAAG AGCTTCCGAAAGTACATGACCTTCAAGAAGGACTACAATAAACTTCTCCTCCACCTTCTCCGTGAGCTGGTGAAGAGTGCGATCCACTTTGAAGAAATTGTTTCAGGAACTTCTTCAAGACTTATGCATGTCGATATTAAGGTGGATGAACTGCGTAATAAG GCTCAGGAATATGAAATCTACGATCTACAGCCCTTCTTTTCCAGCACCCTCTTCTCGGGAGCTGGTTTCCATTTGGATGTTCAGCGGGGAGTTATCAGGCATGAGCTTCCACGATGA
- the LOC116200575 gene encoding uncharacterized protein LOC116200575 has product MKSKASLFLKHVLSVLSSIAKSKSVAIKNKTNAARGRLLLFTLMSKKAVLGSLSNKIHNLLGHGDDSDSDGEDKKDESRAIVLYSARSDGPCSSSTHIVQRVNEDDDDKYPDLRHSLCDEGESDYEDDPGKSVIDVVKDLKEGGEDFILEDEIDHVADLFIKRFHKQIQLQKLESFKRFQAMLERSL; this is encoded by the coding sequence ATGAAGAGCAAAGCATCTCTCTTCTTGAAGCACGTACTCTCGGTCCTCAGCtcgattgccaagtccaagtCCGTGGCCATTAAAAACAAGACCAATGCCGCCCGGGGCCGTCTCCTCTTGTTCACGTTGATGAGCAAGAAGGCCGTGCTCGGCTCCCTGTCGAATAAGATCCACAACCTCCTCGGTCATGGTGACGACAGTGACAGTGACGGCGAGGATAAGAAGGATGAGAGCAGGGCCATTGTTCTCTACAGTGCTAGGTCAGACGGGCCATGCTCGAGTTCGACTCACATTGTGCAGAGAGTcaatgaagatgatgatgataagtatcctgacctgaggcACTCGCTGTGCGATGAGGGAGAGTCCGACTATGAAGATGACCCGGGCAAGTCTGTGATTGATGTGGTGAAGGACCTTAAGGAGGGAGGTGAGGACTTCATCCTTGAGGACGAGATCGACCACGTGGCAGACCTCTTCATCAAGAGGTTCCACAAGCAGATCCAGCTGCAGAAGCTTGAGTCGTTCAAGAGGTTCCAAGCTATGCTTGAGAGAAGCCTCTGA